DNA sequence from the Desulfurobacterium indicum genome:
AAAGAATCAAAATCTTAACAGAACATTTTAAAGAGCATAAGCACGATAACAACAATAAGAGGGCTCTTTATAAGCTGGTTGGAAGGAGAAAGAGGCTTCTCAGGTATCTGAAAGAGAAGGACTTTAACAGGTATAAGAATATCGTTCTAAAGCTTGGTTTAAGGAAGTAATCCGGGGGGCTTCAAAGCCCCCTTTTCTTTTTCTGCCGTCAAAAATCTCTTACCAAACCTTCCCGGTTTAGTGATATACTTATAGGTGTTTAGCTGGCAGTTTGCCTGTGAATATAATTAAGAAAAATAACAGTTTTGAAATATAGAATAAATTAATGAAATGGTAATTTTTAAGGAGGAAACAGATGCCAATAACAGAAGTTTCAGGTGAAATTGGAGGGAGACCTCTTGTTTTTCAAACGGGAAAAGTAGCCAAACAGGCTGATGGAAGTGTTCTTGTTTTTCAGGGGGATACAGTTGTTCTTGTTACTGCCGTGATGTCCGATGAACCGAGAGAAGATATAGATTTCTTTCCCCTGCTTGTGGAATACAGAGAAAGGGCTTATGCTGCGGGAAAAATTCCCGGTGGATTTATAAAGAGAGAAGGTAAACCTTCCGATGAAGAGGTTTTAAAATCAAGGGTTATAGACCGTTCAATACGCCCTATTTTCCCAAAAGGTTTCAGGAATGATGTTCAGGTTATAGCGTTTGTTATCTCTGCAGACCAGGAGAATGATCCTTCAATCCTGGCAATTAATGGGGCTTCGGCAGCGCTTCACATTTCAAAAATACCTTTTGAAAAGCCCGTTGCAGGCGTCAGAGTGTGCCGTATAGATGGAAAGCTTGTTATTAATCCTTCCTATGAAGACAGACAGAGGGCGGATATTAACCTTATTGTTTCCGGGACGGAAGATGCAGTTGTTATGGTTGAAGGTGGAGCAGACGAGGTTCCAGAAGAGGAAGTCCTTGATGCCATTCTTTTTGCTCATGAAGAGATCAAAAAGATAATAAAACTTCAGGAAGAGCTTAGAAGTCTTGTAGGGAAGGAAAAATATGAGTTTACCGTTCCGTCTCTTGATGAGGAGACTAAAGAAAAAATAGAAAAGTGGGTAATGGAAAGAATAGAGCCTGTTATAACTATTCCTGATAAACATGAAAGAAGAATGAAGCTCCGTGCTTTAAGAGAGGAGATGTTTGTTGAGCTCAACATTCCTGAAGAACTTGCGAAGCTTGCAAAGGAGGCTTTTGCAGAGGCCGAGAAAAA
Encoded proteins:
- the rpsO gene encoding 30S ribosomal protein S15; this encodes MAVDKDVKQEIIKKYGFHEKDTGSPEVQIALLTERIKILTEHFKEHKHDNNNKRALYKLVGRRKRLLRYLKEKDFNRYKNIVLKLGLRK